The genomic region TCATGCTTATCTTACCAAGTCTCTTTTGAATTAGCATAGTCTTCCTATTCAGTCTTGCATCCCTTTGCAATCTAATTCGATTTGTGTACTCCCATGAATCTATAATAATTATTTTGCATATACCAAAGTGCATGTTCcaaaaaaaaatcatccaaaaaaAAATCTGTATTAATGCTATTTGAAATGTTCGACAACACCGATTGAGAATTCAAAGAAGAAATTTATAACTTTAtgacattaaatattaaattaaaaattatcagAATATCAACggtgagaatcaaattaaaaataaaaccacaagtaataaccaaataacttcaatttatatttaaaaaaattctaaattccaaacataaaaatcgaaaagaacaaaaagaaaaataacgacTCAAGAAAAGACAATGTTTCCACCAAAACAAACATATGCTTGGCATTATTCTATTAGATAGACTCTAAAAGGGATTTCAAAATATGTGCATCCAAATTCTCAAGTTTCTTTCTCAATCttgatcttcttgcaagttgaggTATCTCCTTCCACCTTCGAATCTTCCGACTCCGAGGATAGTCGCTTAGTTGGTGTAATAGCATTTTCCAACAATTCGAATTCATCATTGGCCGCAACTTCATTGGAATTCAAGCAACAAATTCTGTACAAAAAAACTACGTTAAATTAAAGACTTCTTTCTAACCTCTGATTTTATctcactaatatttttttaataaaattaagatcTAATTTTGAgagaacaaacaaaaaaaaaNNNNNNNNNNNNNNNNNNNNNNNNNNNNNNNNNNNNNNNNNNNNNNNNNNNNNNNNNNNNNNNNNNNNNNNNNNNNNNNNNNNNNNNNNNNNNNNNNNNNNNNNNNNNNNNNNNNNNNNNNNNNNNNNNNNNNNNNNNNNNNNNNNNNNNNNNNNNNNNNNNNNNNNNNNNNNNNNNNNNNNNNNNNNNNNNNNNNNNNNNNNNNNNNNNNNNNNNNNNNNNNNNNNNNNNNNNNNNNNNNNNNNNNNNNNNNNNNNNNNNNNNNNNNNNNNNNNNNNNNNNNNNNNNNNNNNNNNNNNNNNNNNNNNNNNNNNNNNNNNNNNNNNNNNNNNNNNNNNNNNNNNNNNNNNNNNNNNNNNNNNNNNNNNNNNNNNNNNNNNNNNNNNNNNNNNNNNNNNNNNNNNNNNNNNNNNNNNNNNNNNNNNNNNNNNNNNNNNNNNNNNNNNNNNNNNNNNNNNNNNNNNNNNNNNNNNNNNNNNNNNNNNNNNNNNattttttaataaaataaagatctaactttgagaaaacaaacaaacaaaaaattcattttttgaaCAAATACCTTAACACCTCCTACTTTCTCCCTTTCAATGATTGACGAAGCCTTTGAAATTGTAAGCAAACTACCAGTGTAGTCAACatcttaaaattataattaattattattataaattagatactactaatgatcaaggaagcaaaaaataaattgatttttAATAGAAAGTACACTTATATATACTCACAATTTGAATAGGGTGAGCCTCTTTGAATTTATTGATGAGATCCACATTATCAGTCATCTTCTTAACTTTATAAGAAGGTGAAAATGTGGATTATCAGATATTTGAACTTCAACAATGAAGAGAAAGATCTTATCAATTAGGTTGAGCAAAAGTGTAGGTGTATCCGATAAATCTTCTTTCTGCAGGGTAttacataatatattaataataaataatataaaaagtaccaataaaaatatcttcactgatgcttttagaaataaatattggTTAGATCTTACCAATAGGAGTGGATTAAGTATCTCTACACAGCTCTTTCCCAAAATTTGTTTTGCCTCCTTGTCAAAGACTACATAACATGCACAGTCAGAATCATCAATGACACCAAGCTTTATTCGATACCtgcttaaaaaagaaaataatataaaaaaaattaaatatagacTTATTCAATATCTAATCCAATGTACATagactttaatttaaaaaaataaataaataaccttgGAGTCATGGATAAAAGGATATTAGTAGAAAATTCGCGTCTTCATCGAGCCAAACCATCTCAATTGAGTATGACAATGGAGAATTTTCGTAACTTGATAGTGTCCGTAACCGTATCACTCATATACGTACACACAAATTGTCGATTATAGGATTGATGTCAGCAATTTTGTGAATACCAGCCATTGGAATAAGTAGGGAGATTTTGGATATATGTAAAAAAAGGGGATTGATGTACTTTAAATTGTGGTGCTTTACATCTCTCATAACTTATCCTTTTATAGTTGCATcataactaaatttttttaaatttggttgacttcaatttaaaatttaaaaaataacaaactaagtaaaacaacccaaacttaaaatttgaaaataacaacctaaataaataataatttaaaaattctaaactAACGTAAATCTTTATTTATAGTAATATTAGTATGTAACAACCGAAGAATAATTAaggtaaatttttttaaaactctAAATTTCTTTAAAAGAATTTATGTAgctgcaatttaaaaaaaaatcaacaaaattttaaaaaataattctaaaaaaattaacatatttttaaaaaatagtgttaaaatataaaaatcttaTTGAGCTTCGATTCTCTGCTCGTTGAGCTTCTATCTCTGCTAATTGAGCTTCGATCCTCTACTCCTCTTCTCATTGAGCTTCGATCCTCTCTGCTCGTGTTCATCACCGCCGGTTACTGTTCGATTATCACTGCTCGCGTTTTTTGTGAGATTCTCGTTTTTGGCATTCTTCTGCAGGTACTAATGATTCTACCGTTCCTTCTCTATTCTATTTTAGCACTTTTTTGTGTTTTGAATCCTAATTTTTGGTTAAACTTGTTGCTATGTGCATTAATTTTAAACTTGTTCTACTCTACTCTCACTGCTCCAAAAGCCGGTCAAATCACAAACCTAACAGAAACTCTGCAATAGCCGGCAGCAGAAGCGATTGCTTCCGTCACCGTCGTCGTTGTATAGATCGAACAGCACTAGCTTCACAATCGGCATCATTGCTAAGACCACGGAATTGCGAAAACCTTGGCAACTGGAATGGGAGACGTCGAATAAGGGGCTGAAAAAGTGGTCCGGAGACGGCAAAAATCGTGTTCCTCTCTTTTTGCATTCATCACAGTCAGTATGATGCTGCCTCTTTCCTTTCGCTTTTTTTGTTTTAGTATTTTTGGTGATTTGATCCCTAATTGTAATACTGGTGATACTGTTGTTGTTGCTATTTGCAATGATAACTTTagaattatttttctatttaattatgtTTTTGAGGTACTTAAttatatttgaaattttattgattagttcaatttaatttatttatacgcATGAGTGTCAATTTGTCATGCTTTTGATTGTTTCTTAATGCTCTTCAAATTTATGTGCAGTTCATTGAAGGTGGAGCAGAGGCTGAAATAAACTCATAGTGAAGTTGACTCGGTGAAAGACCTGAATGAATCAATCCTTCTTCAGGTatataaaaaagataattttGACATAATAGATGGTGAAAAGCAGATATGTGTGAACTTCTCAGTATGTGtctcttttataaattttttctgttgtgcataaatttatttattaattaaaataattacatatgtatgaacaaaaaattttattgtaaattttattttttttgtatttttattacaaaaataacttttaTTTTTGCTCAAAAGGCAACTCTCTTATTAGTTGCATATTTTGAATATTAGACAACACTTGTATggttgcatatccaaaagaaaaagcaacacttgtataggttgcatatccaaaagaaaaggcaaCACTTCAAAGAATTGCAAATTCAAATTTATAAGCAACTCGTAAAAGGGTTGTATTTTATTGCAAATAGACAACACTTTTTAGTAGTGGCCAAAATATAAGAGAAAAGACAACACTGCAAAAGTGTTGTCTCAAACACACCTTTgaagtgttgttgtttttcaaccaAAGGCAACACTTACCAGGTGTTGTCCTCAAAAGCGTTGCTTTTGAAGCAAAAAAGTGTTGCCTTGATCTAAGGCAACGGCTGCATATGCAACGCCACCCAAAAACGTTGTCTTAGGTCAAAAAGTGTTGCCATAGATCAAAAGCAACCTTTTATCAGCCTTTAGACAACACTTATTAAATGTTGCCTCAACTTAAAAATGTTGTAGTGAGGgccaatatttttattaaaatttggccagtACTTAATCAGTAAAAGAGAAATGAATAATCTCATGTCATTAGATGAAAtttcataccattaaaaatattaatgatagttaattgattactacaaatcataaaaatgGTCCCCTAACATTTCTCTTAAAAGAAAGTGAATCAGGAATACAAAAGATAAGAGAGACCGAGTTCTATGTTTATTTCTTAGGACTATGACTGAATATTGTGTTTGATGATTAGAGATTAGAATTAAAATTTCAGTGTATTTAGTATTTCTAAAAAAATAGGAGACACCGGAATTGAAATAGTATTGTGATTTATTAGTACaaatattgaaattaaaattttaatttttgaatgtaaaattttagtcttttaagtattttcaaaaagtaggaacacaagaaatttaaatttttagggatgaaaattaaaacttttataatatattttttaaatattctcatttaactttttaaattttaaatctattTCTCAATTTTCATATTTATCTTATACTAAACTTAATATTGAGATATAAGTCAGTTTAATATATTTTACactaaatataatataaaaacttaattcAATCTCTGTCGTTCAATTTCGGTCTTTCTTCAAAAAATAGCCTAAAAAAATTACTTTAATTAATAGATTATAAATCATGCTACACAACCAATAATTTTATAGTCATAGTCATGCACATATGTTTTATCTCTCTTTTTCTTTGAATggagaaaataaaaatgagtttgcttgctatatatataatatattaagtaTTAACTAAACAAGTCTTGGTTGCCTAGACACTCTTATTATTAAGTATCACTAATAAAATGGTTAAATTTTGAGGGGGAAAGAACCTTATAATCATTGATTGATTGCACATGTATAGGTGGATGAAAAGGACAACACAAGAAAGTTGCATTCATAGACACAAAGAATGAATACAACATAGAGATATAGTACTAATAAcacatgcaccaagtttttagagcTACCACCTCAAACTCCATAAATTGAAGCTTGAGTAATAAACAGAAAAAGTTGGTCCTTTTGGTGGCTATAGTTCGGTGTAATAATAATCCTCCCCCAACTTCCCTCATGACAAGGTCATTTTTTCAATTAGGATTATGGGGATTTTATTAAACATAAAGAATTTTTGCTTTTGAAAATAGATATGTATAATTTAGTTCATTATgtagatatttttattaattttgtaacattttttattgaCTTATTTATCCAAAACAACTTAATTATATTTGTagatataaatacatatatttggTTTTCTGTGTTTTATCCTTTTTTTCCTATGATCTCTCAATCAAACACTATAAATAAAGTATTATATCACATCCAATGTatgcaataaataaataaataaataaagtcttTTGCATATATCTTTACTAGTTAACCTAGTTCATGATTTaggttattttaaaaaattagccacAATTTTGACCTAGCAAAACCCTTATGTTATtacctttaatttatttatagtaTCTAGCAAGTGTTTGCACCATTCTAATGTCTCCCCATTATGTGTATTGTGTAAGATTGGATAGCAATGAGTATTTTTGTTAGTTATTGCGTCCCCATTGCCATTATATAAAGGTATGTGCGTGGGTGGTTTATTGGAGTGGTAGTCAACTAGTCATAAGGCATGCATGCACTATGCCTCTTTGCTTTTCTATATCTTTTCGGTTTGGGACCAAACTCACAACCATTATTCTATCACTCACTCACACATGTATATATAccaatttatcttttaattaactATTCTCAATTTATCATGAATTCTGTTAACATAGGCGAATTTTCGtttcaaaattttgttttttacGTAACAatcttttataaataaatatgtcACAATAGTTAACAGTACAAACATGCATTATCGTTAAATTTTATGTAATGAATTGATAGAAAAACATAATGTGTCTACGGTTTGCTATTGTAAAAGATCAAAttactacttttttttttgtttttaagaactaattattttgaaatcaaaatctTTGTGGAACTAATTATTATTTTACCCTTAAATGTatgtatttttttggtgactccTTAAATGTATATGTATGTATCTATAGCTAGGTTGTATATTATTCAatacttttattctttttgttttgatataAATTAATTGTTTTATTGTCACTTCTCTTCAATTTGTGCTAATTTGCTTTATATCTTACCTTCGAGTTTTCAATGCTATTTGATTTTGGCACAAAAATCAGAACAAACTATACATACTAACAAATAGGCTTATTAGatatagaaaaagtaaataaagaaTAAATCTTGAAATCATAGCTTGATTTTACAGCAGTGTAACTTTTGCTCCAAGCATATGTATAAATCTCAAAAATGATTTAAtttttacccaaaaaaaaaaagctcaaaagtgaagggaaataaataaattaaaaggttatatATGTACTTATGTTAGGATGCATGCATTTGGTTCTGTTATGTTGACTTTTAGTCATTCTTTGTGTCCaagtaaaaaaagaagaaagggacATGAAGAAACCATTCTTCAAATGTGACACTGTAATTGGCCAAAGCTCAAAGCACAATTAATGTGAATTGCAAAACAAGCTTTTCATGACTTTGCATATCTTTGACTGCAAATGTGTTTGACTCAGCTTACCTCAGCTTCAAGCTACCCTTTacactagtttttttttttaataaatattaaatttacaCTTATAGATACGTCTGAATTAAGTTCGGCTAGTATTTCATACTATTTACactagtttttttttattaattaagctattaaattataaataacttaTTATACATAAGAAATGGACAAGAAAATTAAGAGTgtgattaaatatttttttatctacaTTTAAAAAATATGTAATACATGCATTAAATTTAAAAGCATGTGAAAATCGTACTAAACAATATTGATGATATAATGTGAAATTTTATACATGTGATTTCTAAACCTATGAAGAACTTCTTAATccaacagttttttttttttactaaaaacttCTTCAATAATCAATAAGAATACTTTTGTGGGGGCAAAAATGAATTTAATGTACACATGTATAAATTGACCCTCTCTCTCAACTTTTTCCAAACAATAGTATTCCTAGTTATGGGACCTTNNNNNNNNNNNNNNNNNNNNNNNNNNNNNNNNNNNNNNNNNNNNNNNNNNNNNNNNNNNNNNNNNNNNNNNNNNNNNNNNNNNNNNNNNNNNNNNNNNNNNNNNNNNNNNNNNNNNNNNNNNNNNNNNNNNNNNNNNNNNNNNNNNNNNNNNNNNNNNNNNNNNNNNNNNNNNNNNNNNNNNNNNNNNNNNNNNNNNNNNNNNNNNNNNNNNNNNNNNNNNNNNNNNNNNNNNNNNNNNNNNNNNNNNNNNNNNNNNNNNNNNNNNNNNNNNNNNNNNNNNNNNNNNNNNNNNNNNNNNNNNNNNNNNNNNNNNNNNNNNNNNNNNNNNNNNNNNNNNNNNNNNNNNNNNNNNNNNNNNNNNNNNNNNNNNNNNNNNNNNNNNNNNNNNNNNNNNNNNNNNNNNNNNNNNNNNNNNNNNNNNNNNNNNNNNNNNNNNNNNNNNNNNNNNNNNNNNNNNNNNNNNNNNNNNNNNNNNNNNNNNNNNNNNNNNNNNNNNNNNNNNNNNNNNNNNNNNNNNNNNNNNNNNNNNNNNNNNNNNNNNNNNNNNNNNNNNNNNNNNNNNNNNNNNNNNNNNNNNNNNNNNNNNNNNNNNNNNNNNNNNNNNNNNNNNNNNNNNNNNNNNNNNNNNNNNNNNNNNNNNNNNNNNNNNNNNNNNNNNNNNNNNNNNNNNNNNNNNNNNNNNNNNNNNNNNNNNNNNNNNNNNNNNNNNNNNNNNNNNNNNNNNNNNNNNNNNNNNNNNNNNNNNNNNNNNNNNNNNNNNNNNNNNNNNNNGTTATAGTAGCTGGAATATTAATGTgacccccaaaaaaaaaaaaaaaccttcaaTGATTAGAGTAGTAGTAGCTGCTATGTATTTATGAGTTACTATACTTACTACTAGGTAGACATTTATATATGTTGAAACTGAAATGGGCGAAGTATATTGTTATGAATCACAATCACTTATTACACTATTAATGGAACAAATATTATGCATTCAGGTTTTATATCAAACCCTTTGGTTGATATGGAAAATTGGCAAAGTATTGAAACATGATAActtaaaatagaattaaaatcatTTATTATTGTGATATTTAGAGATATAGGACAGATTACAtaccaaaattaaataataacataacTCATATGTATCACACACACAAATATGCATCATGTATGTGATGATGTGAGTATGAGTTGAGTGTGAGGTTGagtttacattcataataatTGTTTTCAAAAGAAATTATTAAATTACATACAAGAAATTTTTAATAGACCAAATTTAATTTGAGAGTGATAggttaaaatacaaaaatatttgataacaaaaaaatgaaaaaataataaataggttcttaatttttttatctgtggacatttaaattttcaaaaattaaaaaatatatttaagttacGACATTTTCAAAATTTGGGTATATCGATCCCTCATGTTCACTTGAGTCTGTCAGAcccaacaaaaaaatcaaacgaaATTTTTGTTGTACTGACCTAGTTGATAAGATGCATAagtgaaaaagtttttaaaatgagACAATTTAGAACCAAAAATCAATGTATTCATGTTTTGAAGATGTCAGatacttatatatatttttaaatctttagGAATTTAAATGTCTGCGGACTAAAAAGTTAGGAATCGATTTGTTCTTTTCTCAAAAAGAATTAATTAAAAACAACCATaacttattttttaatatttatttattattgtaatAGTTAATAAATACTATATAAAgcaaattttaactttttttttgtctttctaaTATTCATTAAAATAAGAGAAAAGTTTAGAAATTTGNNNNNNNNNNNNNNNNNNNNNNNNNNNNNNNNNNNNNNNNNNNNNNNNNNNNNNNNNNNNNNNNNNNNNNNNNNNNNNNNNNNNNNNNNNNNNNNNNNNNNNNNNNNNNNNNNNNNNNNNNNNNNNNNNNNNNNNNNNNNNNNNNNNNNNNNNNNNNNNNNNNNNNNNNNNNNNNNNNNNNNNNNNNNNNNNNNNNNNNNNNNNNNNNNNNNNNNNNNNNNNNNNNNNNNNNNNNNNNNNNNNNNNNNNNNNNNNNNNNNNNNNNNNNNNNttatatatgtaaatattttttattttatttttttaagaaaagaaatagaaaaatagtaacCCTCTCAATATTATAAGCTTGCATTGAACTCCAAGGTGAGAAAGAGCATCTAGTTCAGTCCTAATGCTGCCAATTTTTTCTATTATGAACTTCAACATGAATGTATCTTAGCTGTCATTCACTCCCTTCACTATCTCTCTCACCCTTTATTTGTTGTTTAGAGATTTGGATATTTATTTTGTACCATGCTTTTGGCTCACTTGGTGTCTTCTTCAAACGTTTatcataattagttatttgtttgTTAATAAATGTAATATGtatatataagatttggttacaTACATGTGAACAATTAACAGTTATTTTATTAGTTGACAAAAACAAGATTTTCCTGTCCTCTTTCTGCTACCCTATGGATAAAGACATGTGATAATGTCCATTTATTTTGTTTCCCCCAACATTTGATAACAAAGTATTTAATTTCTTTAGGTGAAAAATATCAATTATTAATCTTGAATTATTAGTCTTAATTAATAATCATGCATATAGTGTTAAATTTTCAGATTAAATTTAAAATGAAGAAgttgattttgatatgttctaTATAATGTATTAGCAGCATTTAACTCGAGGTAACAAGTATAAAAATATATGACAACAATATATATAATCAAGAATATAACATAAAGTATTTTATCCTAGTCTATATTNNNNNNNNNNNNNNNNNNNNNNNNNNNNNNNNNNNNNNNNNNNNNNNNNNNNNNNNNNNNNNNNNNNNNNNNNNNNNNNNNNNNNNNNNNNNNNNNNNNNNNNNNNNNNNNNNNNNNNNNNNNNNNNNNNNNNNNNNNNNNNNNNNNNNNNNNNNNNNNNNNNNNNNNNNNNNNNNNNNNNNNNNNNNNGTAACACATTGGAGTATTGGAGTGAACTAGATGCATGAAAGTAGTTTGAGAATGTCCAAGAAACAAACCAAAAGAAAATGCCGATAATAGTGATATATTATTATTAACAGCTATGATaatcatttttcattctttttctaCAACGCTTTCAATACTTGCAAAGCCTGATGACATGTCTCAGCCGAGGCTAAGGTTCGGATGCCAAGTAGGCTCGGACAACCGTTTGACGCATACCACTTCCCAAGAAAGGAAAAATAGTTAAagcaatattatattattttattattattttttgccaCCAAAGACAACTACTGTGTTACTTCGTACACCCAAAGTAAAAAGTAGCTTCCTCTGTTTCTGCttcactctcactctctctctcacaTAGCCGTAGCCATAGCCGGAACCACTCTTCTCTCAGAAGCCAAAACGAAAAGTAGTCATAAGAAGAAAAACCATAACTCAATATTCACATTCACCTATTGCTTCTCTTCCAAGcctaatctctctctctctctatatatatataaccctTTTATCTATTTCATGCTGATTTTTGTTCCGCCATTGAAAGTTGAAGACTTTAAGCTTGGTTTCTTCAATGGCGAGGCGAAAGACCGCTATTCCTCTCTTTCTGCTTTGTTCTCTTCACATTCACTTTATTCTGATTCTCAACGTGCATGCCATTTTGGACCCAATTGATTTCTTAGCTCTTCAATCCATTCGGAAGAGTCTCCAAGACATGCCAGGTTCAACCTTTTTCTCCGATTGGGACTTCACTTCCGATCCCTGCAACTTCTCCGGCGTCTTCTGTGATTCGGACAGGGTTGTTTCTCTTAACCTTGGCGACCCCAGAGCCGGCTCGCCCGGTCTTACCNNNNNNNNNNNNNNNNNNNNNNNNNNNNNNNNNNNNNNNNNNNNNNNNNNNNNNNNNNNNNNNNNNNNNNNNNNNNNNNNNNNNNNNNNNNNNNNNNNNNNNNNNNNNNNNNNNNNNNNNNNNNNNNNACTCTCTTCGCTCGCCGAGTTTACTGTCGTTCCCGGGAGAATCTACGGTAGATTGCCGGAGTCAATTTCCGACTTGAAGAACTTGAGGTTTCTTGGAATCAGCCGGAATTTCATCTCCGGCGAGATTCCGTCAGGGTTGGGTGGTCTCCGGCTGTTAAGGACCGTTGATCTCAGCTTTAACCAGCTCGCCGGAGTAATTCCTCCGGCGATCGGATCTTTGCCGGAGCTTACTAATCTCATGCTATGCCACAACAAGCTAACCGGTTCGATTCCCCGGTTCGAGTCAAAAACCCTATCCCGGGTTGATTTGAAGCACAATGCTCTATCAGGTTCGCTTGGACCAAACCATTTTCCTCCTTCTATGCTGTATTTGTCACTGGCGTGGAACCAGTTGACCGGTCCGGTGGACCAGCTTCTGAACCGGTTGGAACAGCTCAATTACCTTGACCTGAGCCTGAACCGGTTCACGGGGCCAATTCCCGGAAGTATCTTCTCATTCCCTTTAACGAACCTACAATTGGAGAGGAACCAGTTCTCTGGTCCGGTTAGGCCATTGGATCAGGTAAGTTTGCAATAGCTTCTCGTAGTTAAAGAATAGCTTATAAATTATAATGTTAAGTTCTTTGAAACAATTTGCATAGAAAAAGATTGTATATTTCCTTAAATTCAGTAGTAATATTATTTGTATCGTGCAATGTATACGAATAAATTGGAATGATAGTTAACTTAATtggtaaaaaaaatgtaaaaaactaGGTATGACTCTGAAATTCAGTTATAGAAGTAGTGAATTTACATCATATATACTATTTAATTATTCAACACATTTACTGAAACTTACAATTATTTGTACTTCAATTCTCAAATgtaaaatttgtttaaaaaaatgtgATAAACTATGTATGATGGTgaattttgtttcaaatattCCAAAGATATCGATGTTTTACTGGTTTTTgctgttgattttaattaatatatattatatatattttataattgagATCAAACAACTAAAATAATTAGAACGTGAGTATCCTAGAATACCTGAAATGTTTCCTACATTATTAATCATTCATTATATTCACTGAGAACTTAATTATTTGTTATGTTATGAATATTTAATATATTCTTAAATCAATGTATTTGCCTCAGGTATCAATTGCAACGGTTGATCTAAGCTACAACCGATTTTATGGTCAAATATCGCCGATGCTCGCATCGGTTCAGAACCTATACTTGAACAATAACCGGTTCACAGGGCGAGTTCCTGCTAGCTTCGTGAACCGGTTATTGGACTCGAGCATTCAGATACTGTATTTGCAGCATAACTACCTGACTGGAATTGAGATTAGTCCAACGGCGGTGATTCCTCTAAGGAGTTCACTGTGTCTTCAGTATAACTGCATGGTCCCTCCCGTAGAGACTCCATGTCCCTTGAGGGCTGGGAAAGAGAAGACAAGGCCTATTGCTCAGTGTAACCAACTGAAAGGATGAACAAGAATGAAGTTCATGAATTAAATCAAATCCATCCTCATCAAGATTTGGAGCAATCTTGCAATGAAAATCTCTCATATaggtttttgttttccttttttgtttcataataattattaattttaatcttttgtttctaatgttcatttttttttctcttattattCTTGCTTTT from Arachis ipaensis cultivar K30076 chromosome B02, Araip1.1, whole genome shotgun sequence harbors:
- the LOC107626099 gene encoding brassinosteroid LRR receptor kinase BRI1 gives rise to the protein MLCHNKLTGSIPRFESKTLSRVDLKHNALSGSLGPNHFPPSMLYLSLAWNQLTGPVDQLLNRLEQLNYLDLSLNRFTGPIPGSIFSFPLTNLQLERNQFSGPVRPLDQVSIATVDLSYNRFYGQISPMLASVQNLYLNNNRFTGRVPASFVNRLLDSSIQILYLQHNYLTGIEISPTAVIPLRSSLCLQYNCMVPPVETPCPLRAGKEKTRPIAQCNQLKG